The proteins below come from a single Deltaproteobacteria bacterium genomic window:
- the tsaD gene encoding tRNA (adenosine(37)-N6)-threonylcarbamoyltransferase complex transferase subunit TsaD produces the protein MPYPNSSLTILGLETSCDDTAAAVLHGATVLSSVVSSQDEVHGPYGGVVPELASRHHMQNVLPVLDQALAAAHVRLEQLDGIAVTCGPGLVGSLLVGVSLAKALAVARNLPLIGVNHIEGHLLAVCLEHPVEFPFLCLVVSGGHTSLYWARNLGDYALVGGTRDDAAGEAFDKAAKMMGLGYPGGRVIDHLAQQGTPTAIRFPRAHLKNGKPGFSYSGLKTALRQFLQSSASTEYRREDIAASYQEAVVDMLIEPTIRAAIELGLSRIVVSGGVSANSRLRQRMREEGEKRGLVVFVPSLKFCTDNAAMIAFAGAWRIASGQRSSLDLNASAVLRL, from the coding sequence ATGCCGTACCCCAATAGTTCGCTCACTATTCTTGGTCTTGAAACCTCTTGCGATGACACGGCGGCGGCGGTGTTGCACGGTGCCACGGTGCTGAGCAGTGTCGTCTCCTCACAAGATGAGGTGCATGGACCGTATGGCGGTGTCGTGCCGGAGCTGGCGTCACGGCATCACATGCAAAATGTGCTGCCGGTGCTGGACCAGGCGTTAGCGGCGGCGCACGTCCGGCTCGAACAGCTCGATGGCATTGCCGTGACCTGTGGCCCCGGCTTGGTGGGGTCGTTGCTGGTCGGTGTGTCCCTGGCCAAAGCGTTGGCGGTGGCCAGAAACCTCCCGCTCATTGGCGTCAACCACATCGAAGGGCATCTGTTGGCCGTATGCCTCGAACACCCGGTGGAGTTTCCTTTCCTTTGTCTTGTGGTGTCCGGCGGTCACACGAGCCTCTATTGGGCGCGCAACTTGGGGGACTATGCCCTCGTTGGCGGCACCCGCGACGATGCTGCCGGCGAAGCCTTCGATAAAGCCGCGAAGATGATGGGATTGGGGTATCCCGGTGGCCGCGTCATCGATCACTTAGCACAACAGGGCACCCCAACCGCGATTCGCTTTCCCCGTGCCCATCTCAAGAACGGCAAGCCTGGGTTCAGTTACAGCGGACTCAAAACCGCCCTGCGACAGTTCCTCCAGTCTTCTGCATCCACCGAGTATCGACGCGAAGATATCGCCGCGAGTTATCAGGAGGCGGTGGTGGACATGCTCATTGAGCCGACGATTCGAGCCGCTATCGAGCTGGGACTCTCTCGGATTGTGGTCTCCGGAGGAGTGTCGGCGAATTCCCGGCTCCGACAACGGATGCGTGAAGAAGGGGAAAAACGTGGACTTGTCGTCTTCGTTCCTTCGCTGAAGTTCTGCACGGACAACGCGGCGATGATTGCCTTTGCCGGCGCTTGGCGAATCGCGAGTGGGCAGCGATCCTCTCTCGATTTGAATGCCTCGGCGGTGCTGCGGCTGTAG
- a CDS encoding glycosyltransferase family 9 protein, whose protein sequence is MIRPILVLFPGSLGDLICALPAIESIAKDRVGKLVLAARGEALALASGLPFVEASFSLEGRIFSQLFSAAKAPSFEAQRFFSSFAEIISWYGHSHPKVVENLRALSSGNLRSFPFFSGQKECHAVGYYLQCLGKRVLRCPSLAIPKDAAAWGELYWREQGWDSPLPVLALHPGSGGKKKRWAPEGFRRIALWWKSRGNGQTLILLGPAETEELEQWKPIGPVAYGFSVWQIAALLSRATLYVGNDSGVSHLAGAVGGRGVVVFGPTRPAQWRPLGGGLQVVQSANSRKTLPFPDGIALDEVSVDQVIRCLLIQSAGE, encoded by the coding sequence ATGATTCGGCCAATTCTCGTCTTGTTTCCCGGAAGTCTTGGGGATTTGATCTGCGCGTTGCCGGCAATTGAGTCGATCGCCAAAGACAGAGTCGGCAAGCTTGTCCTTGCGGCCCGAGGAGAAGCTCTCGCGCTCGCCTCGGGCCTGCCATTTGTGGAAGCGAGTTTTTCTCTTGAGGGAAGGATTTTCTCCCAGCTTTTCTCTGCGGCCAAAGCCCCGTCGTTCGAGGCGCAACGATTCTTTTCTTCCTTTGCCGAGATTATTTCCTGGTATGGCCACTCCCATCCCAAGGTCGTGGAAAATTTGCGTGCGCTTTCTTCTGGCAACCTCCGTTCGTTTCCATTTTTTTCTGGGCAAAAAGAGTGTCATGCCGTGGGGTACTACCTGCAATGTTTAGGAAAGAGGGTTCTCCGCTGTCCTTCTCTTGCCATCCCGAAGGATGCTGCTGCTTGGGGAGAGCTGTACTGGCGAGAACAGGGATGGGATTCTCCCCTACCGGTACTCGCGCTTCATCCCGGAAGCGGCGGCAAGAAAAAAAGATGGGCTCCTGAAGGGTTTCGACGAATCGCACTTTGGTGGAAGAGTCGTGGAAATGGGCAGACCCTCATTCTTCTCGGACCTGCGGAAACAGAGGAGCTTGAACAATGGAAGCCGATCGGTCCTGTCGCTTATGGGTTCTCTGTATGGCAGATAGCGGCCCTCCTTAGTCGGGCGACTCTCTACGTCGGCAACGATTCCGGGGTCAGCCACTTGGCTGGCGCAGTCGGTGGACGTGGTGTCGTGGTTTTCGGTCCAACGCGCCCCGCACAATGGCGGCCCTTGGGAGGAGGATTGCAGGTCGTACAGAGTGCCAACTCTAGAAAAACATTGCCTTTTCCCGATGGTATCGCTCTTGACGAAGTTTCTGTCGATCAGGTGATCCGATGTCTGCTGATACAGAGCGCGGGAGAATAG
- a CDS encoding PBP1A family penicillin-binding protein → MIGLIFSFLVLLTGGTGWRFYQKLEHEVLARFANHQWDVPSKLYAAPLLLYQGVDVSMVGLFDLLARLDYRQANGALKASGEYLYAPQDGLLQIALRETISPSYARPPKRIDITLKEERIERLIDLDDGRELPVVEIEPELITGLYDQEWEERRVVKLYEVPSLLVKTLLAAEDQRFFEHEGIDPLRIIGAGWANFLAGRTTQGGSTLTQQLVKNFFLTQERTIQRKMVEAGIALILELHYSKLQILESYLNEIYLGQRGAKSIFGMWEAARFYFGKEPVDLTLSEMAVLAGMVKAPNLHAPTRHPEAALQRRNYVLQKMYEHGDIDREEYDAALQEPISPRKLPVDVNGAPHFADFAREELQGNYSNEALATSGLHVFTSLDMHLQRIAQDVVRKGVEELETQHPHLQRMKPEDRLQACLIAMRPQTGEVLAMVGGRDYQTSQFNRVTQAHRQPGSVFKPMVYLAALAREYERREGRFLPTSRLLDAPFSWSFRDQVWSPGNYSHRYYGNVTLRRALEQSLNSATARLARQIGLKPIGETARRMGFVSPLPLYPSMVLGASEVTPYEIAVAFSTLANQGIRVKPVPVKKIVNPEGIVLERQSIQAEQVVPPEVAYMITHMMEGVIEHGTAREARRMGFLRPAAGKTGTTNDYGDAWFVGFTPDLLAVVWVGFDQRAPLNLSGGQAALPIWTEFMKRATEEQPVSCFLPPPGILVKRLSSADEQSVSECPEVRAEAFYRKEEPLLADAPTEGGTTPTGAPASSVVSFPSGPTPTQAALPPNSPSSVSSVPQSSPPQPAGEKKQWWRLF, encoded by the coding sequence ATGATCGGTCTTATTTTCTCCTTTCTTGTGCTTCTGACTGGAGGGACGGGATGGCGATTCTATCAGAAGCTCGAACACGAGGTGCTTGCTCGGTTCGCCAATCACCAGTGGGACGTTCCGTCAAAACTCTATGCCGCGCCGCTGCTGTTGTATCAGGGGGTCGATGTCTCGATGGTCGGACTGTTCGATCTCCTCGCGCGACTCGACTATCGCCAGGCCAACGGTGCCCTCAAAGCGAGCGGGGAGTACCTGTATGCTCCCCAGGACGGTCTGTTACAAATCGCTTTACGTGAAACGATCTCCCCGAGCTACGCCCGCCCGCCGAAGCGCATTGACATTACCCTTAAGGAGGAGCGTATCGAGCGCTTAATTGACCTCGACGATGGGCGCGAGTTGCCTGTGGTAGAGATCGAGCCGGAACTGATTACTGGGCTCTACGATCAAGAGTGGGAAGAGCGGCGAGTCGTGAAGCTCTACGAGGTACCCTCTCTTCTCGTTAAGACGCTGCTCGCTGCCGAGGATCAGCGCTTCTTCGAGCATGAAGGGATCGATCCGCTGCGCATTATCGGTGCCGGGTGGGCGAATTTCTTGGCTGGCCGGACTACCCAAGGCGGAAGTACCTTAACCCAACAGTTGGTCAAGAATTTCTTTCTGACGCAGGAACGAACGATACAAAGAAAGATGGTCGAAGCCGGCATTGCGCTGATTCTCGAACTGCATTACTCGAAGCTGCAGATCCTGGAAAGCTACCTGAACGAAATCTACCTTGGACAACGGGGCGCGAAGAGTATCTTTGGTATGTGGGAGGCCGCGCGTTTTTATTTCGGGAAAGAACCGGTAGACCTGACCCTGAGCGAAATGGCCGTGCTGGCCGGTATGGTCAAGGCTCCTAATCTCCATGCGCCAACGCGTCACCCAGAGGCCGCTCTGCAGCGACGCAATTATGTGTTGCAAAAGATGTATGAGCATGGGGACATCGACAGAGAGGAGTACGATGCCGCACTCCAAGAGCCAATCTCTCCTCGCAAGTTGCCTGTGGATGTGAACGGTGCGCCACATTTCGCCGATTTTGCGCGCGAGGAATTGCAAGGAAATTATTCCAACGAAGCACTGGCTACGTCCGGCTTGCATGTGTTCACGTCCTTGGATATGCACCTCCAACGCATCGCTCAAGATGTCGTGCGCAAGGGGGTGGAGGAACTCGAAACCCAGCACCCCCACTTGCAACGGATGAAACCGGAAGATCGCTTGCAGGCGTGTTTGATCGCCATGCGCCCGCAAACCGGAGAAGTCCTGGCCATGGTGGGTGGACGTGACTACCAGACGTCTCAGTTCAATCGCGTCACCCAAGCGCACCGTCAGCCAGGGTCGGTCTTCAAGCCGATGGTGTACCTGGCGGCGTTAGCCAGAGAGTACGAGCGACGCGAAGGGCGGTTCCTGCCCACCAGCCGCTTGCTCGATGCCCCATTCTCGTGGTCGTTTCGCGACCAAGTCTGGAGCCCTGGGAATTATAGCCATCGCTATTATGGCAATGTGACGCTGCGGCGTGCCTTGGAACAATCGCTCAATTCGGCGACCGCTCGCCTCGCACGACAGATTGGCTTGAAACCTATTGGCGAGACTGCGCGACGCATGGGATTTGTCAGCCCTTTGCCCCTGTACCCGTCCATGGTGTTAGGAGCCTCGGAAGTCACGCCGTATGAAATTGCGGTAGCCTTTAGCACCTTGGCGAATCAGGGAATCCGCGTGAAACCGGTGCCGGTCAAGAAAATCGTGAATCCCGAAGGTATCGTGTTGGAACGGCAATCCATCCAAGCCGAACAAGTCGTGCCCCCGGAAGTGGCCTATATGATTACCCATATGATGGAAGGGGTGATCGAACACGGCACGGCGCGCGAGGCGCGTCGGATGGGATTTCTGCGTCCGGCAGCTGGGAAGACCGGGACGACGAATGACTATGGCGATGCGTGGTTTGTCGGGTTTACGCCAGATTTACTGGCTGTTGTCTGGGTCGGCTTCGATCAACGAGCGCCGCTCAATTTATCCGGCGGACAGGCGGCGTTGCCCATCTGGACGGAGTTCATGAAACGCGCCACCGAAGAGCAACCCGTCTCCTGCTTTCTGCCGCCACCCGGCATTCTCGTGAAGCGCCTAAGCTCGGCGGATGAACAAAGCGTGAGCGAATGTCCGGAAGTGCGAGCGGAAGCCTTCTACCGGAAGGAAGAACCTCTCTTAGCCGACGCACCGACAGAGGGAGGAACTACGCCCACTGGAGCACCGGCCTCTTCTGTCGTCTCTTTCCCATCAGGACCGACACCGACGCAAGCCGCTTTACCTCCGAACTCCCCGTCCTCTGTTTCTTCTGTCCCGCAATCCTCCCCTCCTCAACCGGCGGGTGAGAAGAAGCAGTGGTGGAGGCTTTTCTGA
- the larE gene encoding ATP-dependent sacrificial sulfur transferase LarE, protein MPVKQQSLSIEEKLQRLQSRLSKMDSLLIAFSGGVDSSFLLAAAALVLREKTVALMTVSSATPPDDERQALRLAEDLKVPLLKIPHDELTIPQYAANPKNRCYFCKDSLYTICKREAERLALHSIADGINLDDLGDYRPGIQAATEYGILHPLVEEGFTKTEIRQGSRILGLTTWDKPASPCLSSRIPYGSSITAPMLQQIAQGETLLRNNGFKEVRVRHHGKIARIEIARGDLPTFTTKATIRSVDQQIRELGFTIAGLDLGGYRTGVFNENVPTNIHLRPHEQILKK, encoded by the coding sequence ATGCCGGTCAAACAACAGTCGTTGTCCATCGAAGAGAAACTTCAGCGATTGCAAAGTCGTCTCTCGAAAATGGATTCCCTGCTCATTGCGTTCTCGGGAGGAGTAGATTCAAGCTTTCTTTTGGCAGCAGCGGCTTTGGTTTTAAGAGAGAAAACGGTCGCTTTAATGACTGTCTCATCGGCGACTCCCCCAGATGACGAGAGACAAGCTCTGAGGTTAGCAGAGGATCTTAAGGTCCCGTTGCTCAAGATTCCGCACGATGAACTTACCATCCCTCAGTACGCAGCCAATCCGAAGAACCGGTGCTATTTTTGTAAAGACTCTCTATACACGATCTGTAAACGCGAAGCGGAGCGCCTCGCTCTCCATTCGATTGCCGACGGAATCAACCTCGATGATCTAGGAGACTACAGGCCAGGCATTCAGGCAGCAACCGAGTACGGCATTCTCCATCCTTTAGTCGAAGAAGGATTCACAAAAACAGAGATTCGTCAAGGCAGTCGGATACTTGGACTTACTACGTGGGATAAGCCAGCCTCTCCATGCCTTTCCTCCCGTATTCCGTATGGCAGTTCGATAACCGCGCCAATGCTGCAGCAAATCGCTCAGGGAGAAACCCTCTTACGTAATAATGGCTTCAAAGAAGTCCGGGTACGTCATCACGGAAAGATTGCCAGGATTGAGATTGCCAGAGGAGATCTCCCTACATTTACAACCAAAGCAACAATCAGGTCGGTGGACCAGCAAATAAGAGAGCTGGGATTTACGATTGCAGGGTTAGACCTAGGGGGTTACAGGACTGGAGTCTTCAACGAAAACGTGCCAACGAACATCCATTTAAGACCTCATGAACAGATCTTAAAGAAATGA
- a CDS encoding tetratricopeptide repeat protein translates to MHKSFWLVVTVLLTCGGTLPLLAQEEDFSYPAPVQEEEADTPAPSFAEDEEAFPTAARRERLHEESLSPESDEAEPNVGTPGAATLPASPSALQTSSWPIEPLPEAIPLPPFMTRPLEWEETPPAVIGMPALPSASAFSERDLAAFKFVEDGKENFDREDWALAREQFERAVSLAPLLPYSYYFLGRIAFVRGEFAHALAFLQKAELLFPRTDVDWLCEIATVKGTVYEDLQDYTQARTAYRRSLQFQPANLKVLSALARLPEQDSFLNDAVPQ, encoded by the coding sequence ATGCATAAATCTTTCTGGCTCGTTGTTACTGTCCTACTGACTTGTGGTGGGACGCTTCCACTCCTCGCGCAGGAAGAAGACTTCTCGTACCCTGCCCCCGTGCAAGAGGAGGAAGCGGATACTCCAGCTCCTTCCTTCGCAGAGGACGAAGAAGCCTTTCCCACGGCTGCCCGTCGCGAACGTCTGCACGAAGAGAGTCTGTCTCCTGAGTCCGACGAAGCGGAGCCTAACGTGGGCACCCCAGGAGCCGCGACGCTCCCTGCCTCGCCGTCCGCTCTGCAAACTTCATCCTGGCCTATCGAGCCTTTGCCTGAAGCAATCCCGCTTCCTCCCTTCATGACTCGCCCGTTGGAATGGGAAGAAACGCCACCGGCAGTGATCGGGATGCCGGCGCTTCCTTCGGCTTCGGCTTTTTCCGAACGTGACCTCGCCGCTTTCAAATTCGTCGAGGACGGAAAAGAAAATTTCGACCGCGAAGATTGGGCGCTGGCGCGGGAACAATTCGAGCGAGCGGTCAGTCTGGCCCCGCTGCTACCTTATAGCTACTACTTCTTGGGCCGTATCGCTTTCGTCCGTGGCGAATTCGCCCATGCCCTCGCCTTTTTGCAAAAAGCGGAATTGCTCTTCCCCCGTACCGATGTGGACTGGCTGTGCGAAATCGCCACGGTGAAGGGAACGGTCTATGAGGATTTGCAGGATTATACCCAAGCGCGTACCGCGTATCGCCGGTCCCTACAATTTCAGCCGGCGAATTTGAAAGTCTTGAGCGCTCTGGCGCGCCTCCCGGAGCAAGATTCGTTTCTGAACGATGCCGTACCCCAATAG
- the cysK gene encoding cysteine synthase A, which yields MATPCQVAHSFLELIGNTPIVQLHRLTDAASATVWVKLESSNPGGSVKDRICLHMIEEAEQMGKLRSGYTIIEPTSGNTGIGLALVAAVKGYELVLTMPETMSEERRSLLAAYGATIELTPDSKGMHAAIQKANEIAAQKDTHFMPQQFSNPANPEAHRKTTAVEILQQIPNIDAFVAGVGTGGTITGVGEILKGHRPSIEVIAVEPASSSVLSGAPPGYHQIQGIGAGFVPPVLNTAIYDEVLTVSDEEAIHHTRKLAREEGILVGVSSGAACAAALKVARRLGKGKTVVVLLADAGERYLTTDLFHAEGI from the coding sequence ATGGCGACACCGTGCCAAGTTGCTCACTCCTTCCTCGAACTGATCGGCAACACCCCGATCGTGCAGCTACATCGTCTCACGGATGCGGCATCGGCGACTGTCTGGGTGAAATTGGAATCTTCGAATCCTGGGGGAAGCGTGAAAGATCGCATTTGTTTGCACATGATTGAAGAAGCAGAACAGATGGGCAAGCTCCGCTCAGGATACACGATCATCGAACCGACAAGCGGCAACACCGGAATCGGACTTGCTCTTGTCGCAGCAGTCAAAGGGTACGAATTAGTGCTCACGATGCCAGAGACAATGAGCGAGGAAAGAAGGAGTCTGCTTGCGGCCTACGGCGCAACTATCGAACTCACCCCCGACAGTAAAGGCATGCATGCGGCAATCCAGAAAGCAAACGAAATTGCCGCTCAGAAGGACACGCATTTCATGCCTCAGCAATTTAGCAACCCGGCCAACCCCGAAGCGCATCGAAAAACGACTGCTGTTGAAATTCTCCAGCAAATACCGAACATTGACGCTTTTGTCGCTGGAGTTGGCACCGGAGGAACAATTACCGGGGTAGGAGAGATTCTGAAAGGTCATCGTCCTTCAATCGAAGTGATCGCGGTGGAACCGGCATCGTCTTCGGTATTAAGCGGAGCCCCACCAGGATACCACCAAATCCAAGGAATAGGGGCAGGATTCGTTCCTCCCGTTCTCAATACCGCAATTTACGATGAGGTTCTTACAGTCTCGGATGAAGAAGCTATCCACCACACTCGGAAACTCGCCCGCGAGGAAGGTATTTTAGTCGGCGTTTCTTCTGGGGCGGCCTGCGCGGCCGCGCTCAAGGTCGCACGCCGTCTGGGAAAAGGAAAAACGGTGGTAGTCCTTCTTGCCGATGCTGGTGAACGGTACCTGACAACTGACCTTTTTCACGCGGAAGGAATATAA
- a CDS encoding DUF1566 domain-containing protein, with product MLSIYPTRFLLSTLAVGALILLLTGCVGNAVGPAPATGQTTAYPADKNDGIPGAVGVLDDGTVQAGATLSYTDNGNGTVTDANTGLMWEKKDDSNGLHDKDNAYDWALATGTWVSSVSAEGGTGFAGRNDWRVPTAQELQSIVDYSRTSPASDPVFGPTLASGYWSSTSSANGPSDAWVVFFSDGVVITSGKSGPFIVRAVRGGLWVGYLSHRPELRATQQRPVHGAESRLEPAAV from the coding sequence ATGCTTTCAATCTACCCCACCCGATTCCTGCTGAGCACGCTCGCCGTGGGTGCGCTCATTCTGCTGTTGACAGGCTGCGTGGGCAATGCCGTGGGGCCGGCTCCGGCGACGGGGCAGACAACGGCCTACCCGGCAGACAAGAACGACGGGATTCCCGGAGCGGTGGGGGTGCTAGACGACGGCACGGTGCAGGCGGGCGCAACGTTGAGTTACACTGATAACGGAAACGGGACGGTGACCGACGCCAACACGGGGCTGATGTGGGAGAAGAAAGACGATAGCAACGGGCTGCACGATAAGGACAATGCCTACGACTGGGCGCTGGCGACAGGGACATGGGTCAGCAGCGTAAGCGCCGAAGGCGGGACGGGTTTCGCAGGTCGTAACGACTGGCGGGTGCCGACGGCGCAGGAATTACAGAGCATCGTGGACTACAGTCGCACTAGCCCGGCGAGTGATCCAGTGTTTGGCCCGACCCTGGCGTCCGGCTATTGGTCGTCCACGTCTAGCGCCAACGGCCCGTCCGACGCTTGGGTCGTCTTCTTCAGCGATGGGGTCGTCATCACCAGCGGTAAGAGTGGCCCCTTTATTGTTCGTGCCGTGCGCGGCGGCTTGTGGGTTGGTTATTTGAGCCATCGCCCGGAGCTCCGGGCTACTCAACAGCGCCCCGTTCACGGGGCTGAAAGCCGGCTTGAGCCGGCGGCCGTGTAG
- a CDS encoding DUF1844 domain-containing protein produces MAVEEQESGRGFRVQDRRRFASDTGESCEETEARNAEDSARKEPANESRAPAGEPQRAQDPVHEPISFSSFLLGLITQALMLMGEIASVPGQGQQVDLLAARQMIDLLALLQEKTKGNLDPAEETMLENALFDLRMRYVDAAKRG; encoded by the coding sequence ATGGCAGTAGAGGAACAAGAGAGTGGGCGAGGCTTTCGCGTGCAAGACCGACGCCGGTTTGCCTCAGACACTGGCGAATCCTGTGAAGAGACCGAGGCGCGAAATGCAGAGGATAGTGCGCGGAAAGAGCCAGCGAACGAAAGCCGGGCACCTGCCGGCGAGCCTCAACGAGCCCAGGACCCAGTGCACGAGCCGATTTCGTTTTCGAGTTTTCTCCTTGGGCTTATCACACAGGCTTTGATGCTCATGGGAGAAATCGCTTCCGTGCCAGGACAAGGACAACAAGTAGACCTCCTGGCCGCGCGGCAGATGATCGATTTGCTGGCACTCTTGCAGGAAAAAACAAAAGGGAATCTCGATCCGGCGGAAGAAACGATGTTGGAGAATGCGCTCTTCGATCTGCGCATGCGTTATGTCGATGCTGCCAAGCGTGGCTGA